DNA sequence from the Candidatus Omnitrophota bacterium genome:
GCGTGCATTAACTACAAAAGAAGACCCCGCACCTCCCCAAATTGCCATTGGGAACTTGTCGCTTACTTTAGGAGGAAGCATTACCCCGTAATCTAAATTAGGATTCATGCCATTGTAAACATTGGCGCACCAAGAGCCATTAAAAGCAAAAACAGACTTTTCATTGGCAAAAAGCTGTTCTGCGGTCTTATTAACCATAGTTACGACCCCGTCGGTTAAGATCCCAGCCTCTTTCATTTCTTTAAAAATGGTTAAAACCTTAATCCAGTCCGGGTCAGTATAGGAAACCTTGCCCTTTATTGTCGCCAGAACTTTATCCCGGCCCATAATATTAAAGGCATAATTATTGGCAAAACAATCAATCATCCAGATCTCTCCCCACCCGGAAACTAACCCCTGCACCCCAAGCGTCTTTATTTTCTTACCCACATCAAGAAACCCCTGAAAATCCAAGACAGGACGGTTTGGATCTATCCCTAATTTTTTTAAAAGTTTTTTATTATAGACAATTTGAATGGTCGTAATATCAATGGGAACACCGTAAATGCCCGCGGGAACTTTATAAACATCGTCTGAGGAGAATTCGTTTACTGCTAAAGCCTTTGCGAAAAATTTATTCTTCCATGCCCCAAAGCCATCGTTCATGTACGATTCAAGATTAAGGACTTGGCCGGATTTGATAAGAGAAGCGAAATCTCTTTTTTCGCCTAAAGCTCCAAAGATATCTGGTAGAGTCTGCCCTTGCGCAGCAGCACGGACTTTCTGCGAATATTGGTCCGAAGGAGCGTAGAGTTCAAAATTGACCTTAATACCTGTTTTTTCTTCGTATTTTTTGGAAAGTTCTTTAAAGGCGGGTTCCCTGTCAGTCATCCAGTGCCAGACGGTAATTACTTGTTTACTGCATTTTTTGCTGCTAGCTGGAGCATTATTTCCACAGCCTGAAAGGAATAAAATAGATAAAGACGTAATACCTAAAAGACAAAAACGCATCAACAATTTCATAAATACTACCCTTTTTATTAAAAGAGTTATTTGATATTGCGGTTTGAGTATAGCCAGAACGAAAAAGCCATTTAGATATAGGTAAAATGGAGTAATATAAGAATTTAACATAATAATATTAACATTGCAAGGTTTTTTATTAAAAAAATAGTTTAAAAAAGTTTTTTTAAATACCCCCTTTTTAGCTTGATTTTGTTCTTAAAGCCCTGCTTAAACCCATAAGATCTGCCCTTTCAAGGTTTATACCCATCCTGTTCTCATTTGAAGGAGTTAATTGCG
Encoded proteins:
- a CDS encoding extracellular solute-binding protein; translated protein: MKLLMRFCLLGITSLSILFLSGCGNNAPASSKKCSKQVITVWHWMTDREPAFKELSKKYEEKTGIKVNFELYAPSDQYSQKVRAAAQGQTLPDIFGALGEKRDFASLIKSGQVLNLESYMNDGFGAWKNKFFAKALAVNEFSSDDVYKVPAGIYGVPIDITTIQIVYNKKLLKKLGIDPNRPVLDFQGFLDVGKKIKTLGVQGLVSGWGEIWMIDCFANNYAFNIMGRDKVLATIKGKVSYTDPDWIKVLTIFKEMKEAGILTDGVVTMVNKTAEQLFANEKSVFAFNGSWCANVYNGMNPNLDYGVMLPPKVSDKFPMAIWGGAGSSFVVNARSENKEEAIKFLKWLTDKEQQAYLAKKTNNLPANKDCLDSIPPILAQFADDMEYATHPNVWGVSEFPVVIEAWDKGIQSIIIGEKTPEQVATEVQRIKERELAKKKK